The following is a genomic window from Candidatus Liberimonas magnetica.
GGGATTTTCAAATTCTCCATATTTCTGATAATCCACTATAGCTTCTTTCCCGGGGTCAAATAATTGAAAATCTGCGGCTAAAGATATTGCAGGATCCGCTAAATAAAATAAACCAACTACAACAAATAATGTTTTTTTCAACATTTAACCTCCAAAATTGAAACCGTGGTTAAAATTAATAGTTTAGAAATTAAAAACAGGATAGCTTTGAGTGAGGAAAATTATTAATTATATGTGACTTTTTTATTAAAATAATATTTCTATCTTTTCTGCTTCCTGGTTTCTTATCCTTAATGCCAAATCTTCAGGGATTAATCTGCCGTTCACGATGTCATTACCGCCGTTATACCATGCGATCTCTATTTTGCTAACATTGAATTTATCGGTGTACGTATCTATCTTTTTGCTATTGTGATATGTTACCAGGGTTTTTCCCATAAAATTAAATGTAAAGGTTTTCTTCTTTGTAAAATACTCCTTTGGTATAGCAGGATTAAATTCTAATGTAAGTTTGCCTCTCGGATCAAGTTTAAAGGGCTTGGGCCCTATTGTAATTAAAAGCCACATCTCTAAAAACTCGGCAGTAGCACCGCTTAAACGGGCTACGCAGCCTCTTCCCCAGGCGTTTTTTTCCGGGAAAGCGCTTGAAATTATGAACGAAGAATTTTCAAGGATGCTCCTTCCGTACATTTTCGGGTCAAGGAAACAAATGCCGACTTTTTTGAATTCTTCAAAAAACTCCTTAAACAACCCTGCCCTTAAGATCTCTAAAACATATTTATATTCCATGTGAGTCCAGATTGATTCATTCTCAAGCCATCCCGGCGAAAACACGGTACACCTTCCTATATCGGCAGGTTCATCTTTTAAAGACGCATTTAATTTATACATCTTCAATACTTTGTCATATAAACCGCTCTTCTTTACGGCATTATGAAGGGTTTTTATCTTTTCCTTATTAGTTTCGGTCTTCATATACCGGACTTCACCTTCAAGAAAGAATTGCAAAGGCCTTTTCCTGAATTTTTTTACATTGACAAGAGACAGCCCCTGGTGGCTTTTCTTTCCTGTAAGGGAATACTCTTCGGCTTCAAAGCTAAAATACGTATAATAAAGCCCGGTTTTTTTGTCAAAAGCTTTTTTTATCCCATCATCAAGCTTATTTAAGGAATTTTTTAGAAAATCTTTTAGGTTATCATAAGTAATGGTTTTTTCATTCCCGGATACACCAAGATTGATAACTTTCCTGAAATTTTCTTTTGCTAAAGATGCCTTATCCCAAAAAACGAATGCATCTATTCCTGGCTTATTAAGCAGCCCGCCAAGTTCTTCATAAAACCCGTGAATTTCTTCCGGGATGTGTATCTCATAATCCGGCTTTAAATTGAATTTATCAAGATTTATAAGCAAAAACTGAACTATCCTTTTAAGCTCAAAGGTCTCTGGTAATGAAGACCCTAGAATACCAGGCAGACCGTTTAAAGCATCATACCAGCCGGGTTTGTCTGCTTCCATCTCAATCCCTATTCCTTCGCAGTCAAGAGAAGCAAGCTTATTCAATATAAGACATAGCATCTTGCATAAAAGATTAGTCTTATAGATTTTGCCGTGCTCCTTGTGTTCTCTTACTATATTCGTATGAGAGGTTCTTTGTCTAAGGACCGAAGCCTTGTTTTTGTCAAGTATAACCGAACCAAACTGCCTCACTTTGCCGGGTTCTATTTCTACATAGCGTTCTTCTCTTGGGAGAATATAAAAAGGGTTGTCATAATATGTAAATTCTTTTTTGTCTAAAAGTATCTCTCTTTCTTTATCCGGATAAACAGAAAGGTAATTCTCTAAAAGATCAAGGTTATAAGTCCAGTGATCTACCCAGTAGCCGGTACCATGCCAAGCCTCGCCGTGTTCAGCCACATCCATTGGATTGGATATTTCCAATATCCTGCTTAAGAATTCATCATTGGATATATTCAAGCTGATGCCTTCCTTTTCCAGGAACAAAAGCAGGTCTCCGGGTTCAAATGGTTTTTTGAAAAATTCAACAAGTTTTTTTGTGCCATTTTTAATATAACTCTTCAATATCTTTTCGATATCATGCTTATTGGTATTTATCAAAAATGTGGAGCCTTTTATCAGAAGAGGATTAAAACCATCTAATTGGATCAGATTATAAAAAGAAAGGACATTATAATCATTGATTTTAGGGTTGAACAGCACATCATTCCGTTTGTTTTGGTTTACATCCCTGAAATTGCCGTTTCCCTGGGAGTAATAGGATGGAGACAACTGGAAATTATTATAATCCCTTTCAAGGTCGCCGTGCTTTCTTGAATACACATAAAAAACTATTTCTTTATCCCTGGCATTTAGAAGTATGGGAATTCCTCCTCGTAATACATTATCTAAATAAGTCTGCCTGCAGTACAGGTCAAATTCCTTGAGCGCCGATTCAGTATGGACCGCATGTGTGATACCTTCTATAATACTCTTGTTTGCCCTTACCTTACTGTCAAAATAATCCTTAGAGTCTACCTTTTTAACGAATTCGTTTAATTCAGGCTCGCTTGAAATATGGCCTACCATGGAATAGAATGTCTGAGTTTGACCATTATTTAATTCTAAGTTAAAATGGCTCATTGCAGAAGCATATTTATTATCTCCAAGCTGTTTTTTGGGGACCGTAAATTTTTCATTCCTTAAAAAAGCATTCGGAGAACGAAAACTCGTTTCCTCTCCGAAAATAAGGTCAGGGTCGATTATTATATCACTGTTCTT
Proteins encoded in this region:
- a CDS encoding cellobiose phosphorylase — translated: MLEKKAKYTLREDGTFVIENYSFGKPFASFLPGIAGLKGIPMWVFYVNRAQGIASFGVKSKDYAIMEFNPAEKAYGLTAYNGFRTFIKVHVGKNTKFYEPFINIESERTYDVTQRMYVRPYEVMYEEINNSLGLRVNVRYLTLPEEPMAALIRIVKFENTGKKKLKLEIIDGLPKLIPYYVNEFLIKSISNTSRAWATVTNFDKTGVPFYKTKVEINDRPEVYVMKSGNFYFGKIEKSGGLKNSDIIIDPDLIFGEETSFRSPNAFLRNEKFTVPKKQLGDNKYASAMSHFNLELNNGQTQTFYSMVGHISSEPELNEFVKKVDSKDYFDSKVRANKSIIEGITHAVHTESALKEFDLYCRQTYLDNVLRGGIPILLNARDKEIVFYVYSRKHGDLERDYNNFQLSPSYYSQGNGNFRDVNQNKRNDVLFNPKINDYNVLSFYNLIQLDGFNPLLIKGSTFLINTNKHDIEKILKSYIKNGTKKLVEFFKKPFEPGDLLLFLEKEGISLNISNDEFLSRILEISNPMDVAEHGEAWHGTGYWVDHWTYNLDLLENYLSVYPDKEREILLDKKEFTYYDNPFYILPREERYVEIEPGKVRQFGSVILDKNKASVLRQRTSHTNIVREHKEHGKIYKTNLLCKMLCLILNKLASLDCEGIGIEMEADKPGWYDALNGLPGILGSSLPETFELKRIVQFLLINLDKFNLKPDYEIHIPEEIHGFYEELGGLLNKPGIDAFVFWDKASLAKENFRKVINLGVSGNEKTITYDNLKDFLKNSLNKLDDGIKKAFDKKTGLYYTYFSFEAEEYSLTGKKSHQGLSLVNVKKFRKRPLQFFLEGEVRYMKTETNKEKIKTLHNAVKKSGLYDKVLKMYKLNASLKDEPADIGRCTVFSPGWLENESIWTHMEYKYVLEILRAGLFKEFFEEFKKVGICFLDPKMYGRSILENSSFIISSAFPEKNAWGRGCVARLSGATAEFLEMWLLITIGPKPFKLDPRGKLTLEFNPAIPKEYFTKKKTFTFNFMGKTLVTYHNSKKIDTYTDKFNVSKIEIAWYNGGNDIVNGRLIPEDLALRIRNQEAEKIEILF